DNA from Diabrotica virgifera virgifera chromosome 10, PGI_DIABVI_V3a:
aaagaaaaatcaagaaagaaatctgatgaAAAGTAATTTTAAATGTTTGTGTAGTACATTTTGTCATCCAGGCTTAATCGCTTCTTTCTCCTTTCTGTTGGGTCAGTTTGTGTTGTATTTTCTGTACATTGCTGATGATGGCTCTTGTTGAGCCGAAATGcgtctaataaagatttttaacATTTAACTTTTTAATAAACCTTGTGGTGCATTCTTAAAGtcgagtacagtggaaccccattaagtcggcccccgataacccggaagtccggatAACCCGGACCTATTTTCATCAGCCAAAACAAACATTTGTTCattttgactgagttttttaccacgaaataaacaatactgtatacaactgtacgtaatttggATGTATGTACATACTGTGCATTTGTAttaatttcatgtttttgcaattagactctgtatttgtttattatctatatgtattttactaatttttaccaTATGCTCCGGCTaatccggattttcgataacccggatcggccgctgtcccgattaatccgacttatcgaggttccactgtactttgtTACCTCTAGACCACATTTGTGAACTATGGATACTTccttttataattttaactattaTTTGTTTTAGGAAAGAATGGTACAAGTTAGAAGACAAAAAGTGGGTGGTTTAGGACTGAGTATTAAGGGTGGAGCAGAACACAAACTGCCAATTTTGATATCTAGAATATATAAAACCCAAGCAGCAGATCAAACTGGTGAACTGTTTGTAGGAGATGCTATTATAAAAGGTAAGACCATGATAtactccaagaaattaatgcaccaccttaaaaatgggtaatttttgatgtctcgaatttcctaaacctgttgtccgatttaagtgattttttaaatatgttatagccttattctttaacaatatcattgtaataatattgttgctagacagttaaatggtcattgtataccggatgtaccaatcaaaccatgattttttctcaaagttcgcatcaccttgtggaatattatagcttttataaaatactgatattaaaacccaactatagcctcatgttttcttaatattctgttttctATTCATTcataacaactagccttgttttttatcgatacagggtgtttttaaataagtatggcaaactttaagggacaattttgcatgaaaaaataatgagagtttgttttataaacgtatgtccgcaaatgctttgtttccgagataggaggtcttaaaatttttcttacagactgacgatttatttattgctctaaaacaggttgagatatgtttgcatcaccctgtatattacgtCCTAAATCTGGCTACATGGATTGGAACAATTGGTTATTTCCCTGCTAGTGTAAACGATGTAGAAGAAACCATCCAATCTATCTTATTTTTGTAAGTTTTTTACAAATCTTTTTTACATTTATAGTTAATGGAGAATATATTACTGCCTGTCCTCATGATGATGCCGTAAATATATTAAGGAATGCTGGAGACCTTGTTGTATTAACTGTAAAACATTACAAAGCAGCTACACCATTTCTACAAAAACAGGGTAAGTTAATGTTATAATAGAGTATGGATTGGTTAAAAACGGaaaggttaaaaaatattaaataagaacTTAATTTACACCAAAAATCCCGCCAGATTCTTCTTTCTTGTGCCGACATTTACGTTCACCGTCATTTAAACTTCATTTACACTTGACAAGTTTACTGGTTGAAGGTAGGTACTCGCGGCCAATAAACTTGCCATGTGTAAACAACAGGAAAGTGCACTTGCTAGCACTTTCCAGTGTCAAATACCTTCTCGAAATCAGTGAAACATACATACACATCCCAGTTGAACTCTCTGACTTGCGAACGGCTCTCTGACTTGCAAactgaaaagtgcttccctcgttctgagtcctgatctgaatccaaattgaacttcactcaggtgttcttctaatttggtgtatatgcgcgagtgaatAATAGTAAGGAGTACTTTACGTACATATAGTAGTGATATAGATAGtgatagtagccagtcttttggATACTATTTAATCTAAGTGTGGCATTTTTAATAAACCTTTGCAGAGTGATGTTAAAACATCATTGCAATATTTGAATGAGTGaattaatatttcaaattaaacaataaaattataagaacTTATAATGTCTCTTACGTATAGAAAGTAGTTGTGATTCTGTTGACTTTTTAGAGGAAAAAGATGCCCAGCAAGCAGCAGAGACCAATGGCGAAGAAAAGGCAGCATCAGATGAGAGTTTAAGGGTAACCAATAGTACAAGTAGTAGACCTAGCTCTATTTGCTCGGAATTAGAACAAGAAACAACTCAAACGCATTGGGTTGATATAGTGACTGTACCTTTAATGATGGCGTATGTCACGAGATACATTTTTGGAACTGATAAACTTAGACCAAACGCTTTTGAGGTTAGGGGACTGAATGGTATCAGCACAGGAATTATACATTGTGATGATTCTGCTATTTTGTCTCAGTGGCTGAAGTATATTAGTGATAATATTATTGGACTTACAAATTTACAggtaacaattgttttgtatatctatatatttattagtgtattgatgtttaatttttttagatgaaATTGTACAATAGGAATTTTAGTGTATCAGATCGTATAGAGTACATGGGTTGGGTTAACGAGGGTGTTCTAAATAATAACCATCCATGGCAAAACTATAAACCCAGATTTTTTGCACTAAAAGGAACTGATCTTATGTTGTTTGATACACCTCCGGTAAGTATCTACCTAAATAGTTAGTTTGTATTTTCAATCTtatattctctctctctctctctctctctctctctctctctctctctctctctctctctctctctctctctctctctctcgctctcttTTTAAGTCGGGCCCTGGCCTCCCCCAGCATCTGCCTCCAAGTATGACTGTCCAGTTATCCACTCTCAATATCTCACATCGGTACTCACTTTGTCTATCCACTTCTTCGTTGGTATTCCTACTAATTGACGTCCCAccattagtccagggcgcatctgttttgagatggacgttgagaggtgactcatattttttttgcagaaattgcttgaaattaactcatatgataatatttgagttatcctcccactcaaaaaggtccggaacattgtttaaataatcaaaatgtcaaaaaatgaaggaaaaattcgatttttttcttcattttttaattataactttaaaagtacagtggaaccccgataagtcggcccccgataacccggaagtccggctaacccggaccgattttcatcagacaaaaatttaacaaataaacaatttaacaattttatcaaataaaaatgtatgtaggccaaataatatttcagagataatgtgtatttgtgtaatttgaacacataagtacaatagtaaaaatgattcatgcacacggcggcagccagagcgaccgtctcagcttatcggaaagaacagacacctgtctgtattcctttttctttatttatgtcaaactgtcttagcattgtttaaaaaagacgtgactatttaaaaattcttgtattgtgtgtagtacagcctattaatcacttccgttctgtaatgtaatcgtgcttcagattgtgtttgctttgtctacgtaatggtaacaaaatgtaaaaatgttgcagtgacaatggaaaagaaactagaaacattaggtaggattgataaagacgaatctttaaaataaatttattgcagcatcataatatgatattatgctaccataggtctggatcccgcgtatgaaaaaaaagttgattaatagcaagctaaaaatttattaatagcttaagggtgtctagtcggataaactttgatatatgagaacactggaacaggggcagttttaattgtggaacaggtcaaaaatttggaacggtcagaacacgaaaatggcacatttattttgtccgacagaacagacataaactctccgaacagagattaaactctcatgcaaaaatcagactgctatttatcacctgtcataattcctgtcatttgacatattctacatgttccactcattaaaacgccaatttggtgataaatagcagtctgatttttgcatgagagtttaatctctgttcggagagtttaagtctgttctgtcggaaaaaatacatgtgccgttttcgtggtctgaccgttccaaatttttaacctgttccacagttaaaacttcccctgttccagtgttcccatatattaatgtttgtccgactagacacccttaagctaataacaaattttcagcttgctatttatcaatttttttttgtacgcaggatccagacctaccatattatggtgtcggtacatctctacagtatgactgagttttttaccaagaaatgaacaaaactctacactctatacaactatacgtaatttagatgtgtactgtgcatatgtgtttcatgtttttgtaattgtaatggaggttatttattaatttttactatattctccggctaacccggattttcgataacccggatcggccgcggtcccgattaatccgagttatcgaggttccactgtattcacttccgagaaaagttgtactgacataaaagttgggtaattaagtttcctacaatatagaattggtaaagtattttaaaaattgtcacccttgttgcaaaatagcaataattgcgaaaaaatataaaaaacaagtatttgcattttacatttttcaaccattcatgctacacttaggaccttcatattttacccagaaaaactttatggtatgtttaataaaacaatactgtaaatttcattaagatcggtttagaagattttgcaaaataaactttgcaatccaggtttcgcaaaaaaaaatcatttttttcagatagcaagttaaaatttctttcacatatagaagaatactgtatgtttcatttgcaattcgcaaaattaaaatcggttaactaccacggcgtcaggaatttttttaaataaacattaatttttggtgctatgtgcaggacagcggtgttcgattcacacaagtcgatttccaccaaaatttcttccaatctttatctaatatattattttcttactctatattttgttgtattttaatattctaattccacaaaaatcaaactaatttgattattgtttgtgaaacattgtttaaacaattgcatatgtttaaaaataataaacttttattctttaagttagaatatatgaacaaataaagtttttgctaaaaaaaaagtgttatttcaaaggacagagtatgtgtttttattttgcaataaacaaatttatttatttatatcgaaatgtactaaaaattaaaatttatcaatcattatcaaaggtcattggaatgcccaatcagagcaaacgtatccgctgtcctgcgcgtagcaccaaaaattaatgtttatttaaaaaaattcctgacgccgtagtagttaaccgattttaattgtgcaaattgcaaatgaaaagcagagtattcttctatatgtaaaagaaatttcaacttgctatctgctttattttcagtcctgcaacattttgaacaaaatatttttttttgcgaaacctggattgcaaaatttattttgcaaaatctattgaaccgatcttaatgaaatttgtagtattgttttattataccataaagtttttctgggtaaaatatgaaggtcctaaatgcagcatgaatggttaaaaaacgtaaaatgcaaatacttgtttttttatggatttttcgcaattattgctattttgcaacaagggtgacaatttttaaaatttttaaccaattctatattgtagtaaatttaattaggcaacatttatgtcagtgcaacttttctcggaagtaaatacttttaaagttataatcaaaaacgaagaaaaaaatcgaatttttccttcattttttgacattttgattatttaaacaatgttccggaccttttttagtgggaggataactcaattattgtTATATGAGataatttcaagcaatttctgcaaaaaaatttgagtcacctctcaacatccaaatgtactaatatttttacagatgcgtcctggtctacATAGTTAAGCTAAGCGTTCTACTAGATGTTCTGTCATTGTCAATTCTTATGGGCTGCtcagcgcaatctttgtatttttgcataatttgctgtagagggttctttgtaatattcgtataactcgtggttgaaccttattctccgtACACCATTGTCGCAAATGAGGCCAATATCCTCCTTAATATATGTCTTTCAAAAGTGttaataaggtttattgtcttttctgcCATGAACCATTCAATTTTACTCCCCTATGGATGTATTTAAATCCAAGCACCTGCGACAAATAGAAGTGTGCTTAGCAAGCATTATCCTTTTCCGTattttacattttacattttaatATTAGTTGCATTAAAGCTTTCCAATCCTTGGGTATTATAGGGCATTTTAAAAATCCTATTCGCAGGTGAAGTAGATCATTCCTCATCATTCATAACTTGCGGTGTTTTTTTGCTGCTGCcctaattcttttttatttctttttgtctttgTATTGTACTTTACACTCCTTgatatttatttctctttatctTTTTCTACATTGTCCAGCCATCTTCTGGTACCTGTGCCATTGTGGGATCCAGTTAGCTATCGTTCTCATCATATATGTACATATGTGTATGGTAGACTAGTAACATGTGTCCAATCCATTCTAAAGGAAGAAACTTTATGTTCTTGACTTAATTCTTCTCCAATGTTGCCATGCTCTTTAAGCTTTTGTAGTCCTTTTAGTCTGCATGTTATGATACCTTTCATTTCGATCATTTCGGGCAATCACTAGATTAAAAAGAACTTTCTAGTGATCAATTAGTTAAGGTATTTGTTTGTGGTTTACTATTCTAcctgagaaataagccacaatttaacttaaaaaaataattttattgacgAATCCTATAACATTAAttagaaataatacgaggaaaatatcaataccatatatacaAGGACTATCCGAGatacttaaaacaataggaaataaattcaacattttacAGGTCCATACAAGTAAAAAACCAATG
Protein-coding regions in this window:
- the LOC114340503 gene encoding gamma-1-syntrophin — encoded protein: MKINATRMTTPIEEKVDQKLKVRTGMVSVSDGKSRPIPVQLHLSMEVLRLQKEEAVAPESKSVNTKERMVQVRRQKVGGLGLSIKGGAEHKLPILISRIYKTQAADQTGELFVGDAIIKVNGEYITACPHDDAVNILRNAGDLVVLTVKHYKAATPFLQKQEEKDAQQAAETNGEEKAASDESLRVTNSTSSRPSSICSELEQETTQTHWVDIVTVPLMMAYVTRYIFGTDKLRPNAFEVRGLNGISTGIIHCDDSAILSQWLKYISDNIIGLTNLQMKLYNRNFSVSDRIEYMGWVNEGVLNNNHPWQNYKPRFFALKGTDLMLFDTPPLNVTDWTKCPLMFKVYQTMFRVIKESENVDERQHCFLVQTSGQDSRYFSVETRQELLRIENAWHCSVCTAVMKLGNKTFTVSSNGKTAGLTLDWNLGFSLHEGDSKTPVWQYKFSQLRGSSDDGKSKLKLHFQDIESRAIETKELECSILQSLLFCMHAFLTAKVASVDPGFLCSMIP